Proteins encoded within one genomic window of Nitrospira sp. SG-bin1:
- a CDS encoding mechanosensitive ion channel protein MscS, translating to MNVVDTLTQYAVQYGLQAAVALGILVAGMMASRGAGNFAQQALEKQTLEPPVRLLLVRIVKIVVMLFTAMIALQTLGVPIAPLIAGVGVAGVGIGLALQGVLSNVMAGLSIIFSKPYKVGEHISLLGVHGDVVVIDIFTTTLMHADRSRVIIPNRKIVGEILHNFGTIRQMRLTIPVSPNADLDDALAQVRDVLDRHPSVMKEPVPSIGVASLGESSLAVALAIQPWTAVADYSATQGELNKLILQRFQERGIELPSASLTVRMVNDR from the coding sequence ATGAACGTCGTGGACACGCTCACGCAATATGCCGTGCAGTACGGGCTGCAAGCGGCGGTCGCTCTGGGTATTTTGGTGGCCGGGATGATGGCATCCCGGGGGGCCGGGAATTTCGCCCAACAGGCGCTCGAAAAGCAGACGCTTGAGCCACCGGTCCGGTTGCTCCTGGTCCGCATCGTCAAAATCGTGGTGATGCTCTTCACCGCGATGATCGCGCTTCAGACGCTGGGTGTTCCCATTGCTCCGCTCATTGCAGGAGTCGGCGTCGCAGGCGTAGGCATCGGACTCGCCTTGCAGGGTGTCTTAAGCAATGTCATGGCCGGCCTATCGATCATCTTCAGCAAACCCTACAAGGTCGGCGAACATATCTCGCTCCTCGGCGTGCACGGGGACGTCGTGGTTATCGATATCTTTACGACGACGCTGATGCATGCGGATCGGTCCCGCGTCATCATTCCCAATCGCAAAATCGTCGGAGAGATTCTGCATAACTTCGGCACCATCCGCCAGATGCGTTTGACCATTCCCGTATCACCGAATGCGGATCTCGATGACGCCCTTGCGCAAGTCCGGGACGTTCTCGATCGGCATCCATCGGTCATGAAAGAGCCCGTTCCTTCAATCGGAGTGGCCTCACTTGGAGAGTCGTCCTTGGCGGTGGCTCTTGCAATACAGCCGTGGACGGCTGTGGCGGATTACAGCGCGACTCAGGGAGAATTGAACAAATTAATTCTTCAACGATTTCAAGAGCGAGGGATCGAGCTGCCCTCGGCGAGTCTTACCGTCCGCATGGTGAACGATCGCTAG
- a CDS encoding AbrB family transcriptional regulator, with amino-acid sequence MIKKLTKHGNSLALVIDRGVLDLLDIDEETPLNIKTDGKCLIVAPAQDTVRQKKFRAALSEGNRRYGKMLKRLA; translated from the coding sequence ATGATTAAGAAATTGACCAAGCACGGCAACAGTCTGGCTCTTGTCATTGATCGAGGCGTGCTCGATCTGTTGGACATCGACGAGGAGACGCCGCTCAACATTAAAACAGATGGGAAGTGCCTCATCGTAGCGCCCGCGCAGGACACTGTTCGCCAAAAGAAGTTCCGTGCAGCGCTGAGCGAGGGAAATCGACGGTACGGAAAGATGTTGAAACGGCTAGCATAG